The Camelina sativa cultivar DH55 chromosome 16, Cs, whole genome shotgun sequence sequence atagataggagagtAAGTTTAGattcaagtcttgtaagaaacgaGAGTTTCTATACAAGGTTGAATAAcaagcgtttgcttggcgcgtttcAAGCGGTTTATTTCGTGTGTGTTTCTTTATACCTTAACAAGATGTTGGGACAAAaaagatagattattttttatgaGACAGAGTGGTTTAGTATTTTAAAgacattcactttttttttttgtaaagtcgTGATCAGTCGTTATCGAAAAACAAATGGTGCTGGGTGAGGATATTGTCGTAGTCGACCCACTAAATAGTGTCCATAAATAATTGCCCTGTCGACGCCAAGTCCTTCACTCAAATCCCACAGTATCATTATTCAAATAGTACACATTTATTAGTCATTACCACCGTTGAAACATGACGACGGAGAAAAGCAAGATTCTTGTGATCGGAGGGACTGGTTACATGGGAGAATTCATCGTTGAAGCTAGCGCTAAAGCGGGTAATCCAACGTTCGCTCTTGTCCGAGAAGCATCTCTCTCCGATCCCGTTAAGGGCAAAACCGTCCAGTGTTTCAAAGACCTCGGTGTCACAATACTAAACGTATGCAGAAACTATCATTCTCTAACATGTATTACATACAAATACATAACCATAACCTTAGTTATATAACTTGGTCAGGGGGATTTGAATGATCATGAAAGCTTAGTGAAGGCCATCAAACAGGTCGATGTGGTGATATCAACCATCGGGCACAAGCAAGTCTTGGATCAAACCAAGATCATTTCCGCCATTAAAGAAGCCGGTAACGTGAAGGTATTAATTTGTTCCAAACTCATTACTTATAAATGGAGATCTGATTAGCATATGATCTAATGAAAATGTATAGTTATGAGAAAAATCATACAGCACATTGCTCGTAGTCTTCTACTAGATTTGTAATTGTTGTTTTCCAGAGATTCTTGCCGGCTGAGTTTGGGACAGACGTGGAGAGGACAAGTGCGGTTGAGCCGGCAAAATCATTTTTTGCAAGTAAGTTACGGATCAGGAAAGCTACAGAGGCTGAAGGAATACCACACACTTACGTTGTTAGCGATTGCTGTGCCGGTTTATACTTGCGTACGTTAGCTCAGTTCGAGCCTAGTCTCATTTCTCCTACTAGAGACAAAGTCATCATTTTTGGCGACGGAAATGTTCCTCCTAGAGACAAAGTTACTATTTTAGGCGATGGAGATGCCAAAGGTTgagaattttaaaatgtaagaatttttcaaaaaaaaaagaaaaaaatatttattttataacatgttttagattgtttttgcAGTTGTGATAAACAAAGAGGAAGATACTGCCGCTTACACAATCAGGACAGTGGATGATCCAAGGACTCTGAACAAAATCCTTTACATAAGACCTCCTAAGAACACTTTATCAATGAATGAAATGGTAACCTTGTGGGAGAAAAAGATCGGCAAGTCTCTTGAGAAGACTCAcatatcagaagaagaaatccTTAAAAGCATCCAAGGTATAGAAATCAAAATCCTTGAAATTTTTATTCCCAATTTTTATTGATCACTTTTTTNTATTATATAACtaagttttagattgtttttgcAGTTGTGATAAACAAAGAGGAAGATACTGCTGCTTACACAATCAGGACAGTGGATGATCCAAGGACTCTGAACAAGACCCTTTACATTAAATCACCTAGGAACACTTTATCAATGAATGAAATGGTAACCTTGTGGGAGAAAAAGATTGGCAAGTCTCTTGAGAAGACACACATATCCGAAGAAGAAATCCTTAAAAGCATCCAAGGTATAGAAATCAAAATCcttatgttttttaattgatcacttttttccattttctgaatgaaaagatattttttcctttttttcttttgtgtgtgtgtgtgtgtgtgtgtgtgtaatctCCAGTTCCCGTCGATGTTTTTAAGTCGATAAACCACGCGGTGTTTGTGAAGAGAGATCAGACCAGTTTCACCAAAGAGACTTTGTTCGGTGTGGAAGCCTCTGTGCTTTACCCTGATGTCAAGTACACCACTGTCGATGAGTATCTCAATCAATTCACTTGAGAAGATTTCATAAAAATCACTGAATCACCGCTACGATTACGCAAGTAACATAGTTGTAACGATAATAATGAATGAATGATTCTTGTAGTGTATAATTTAagaatgtatgtatgtatgtgtgtatgtgtgtgcgTGTGAGACTAAATTAAGCCAAATGTAAAGTTCTGTGAAACCAAGCAAATATTGTACTCAAAATTGAATACTGTACAATTCATCAACCTTGTTTGAAATCCACATATCCTTTCGAAACCCAATTATCAACAGTATGATATAAAAATCAGAGTTTCAGAGTCAGAATTGTTTAATATCATACGACAATGTTTATACTTATGCTATAACCTTCTTTGGGAGTTAGAGGTTTTCAATTTGGGTCCTTATTGGGCCCGAGGCAATgtatgatttttatttagtaaacaaaaacaagaataCAGAAGTAGGCGAGAGCATGTGGTTGGGGTTGTGAATATGCAAAGCATATGGCTAAGAGATTCTCCCATAGACTacttttgccaaaaaaaaagcaactgaAACCACTTTAACGCTTATAAAACCTTGTAAAGGCCATGTTAGATTAGGTTTCCATGATGCCATGGTCTATTAAAAAGCAtgaaatacattttatttattacaagtttgttaaaaagaaaactaaaaaaaaaaatattacaaaggaACGAAAATAATGACACTATGTGTATGTATCGTGGGCTCCATTTTTTTTGTGCTTTGACTGACATAATTAGATTCTCTCGATCGTATGGCATcgatttaccttttttttttcttcttcttctataaagCTATAAAAGTAACTGTCACTGACCCTAGATTTATACAGTTAGATCTCAATTGCCCAAAAGCTtaccatcattttatttttgtgtgtcgCCAACTCTTAGTTGTCTTAACCGAAACTCATCAAAGAGTATGTGGACAACTCATTTAGGGGCATAACCTTACcactatatttatttaagtttttattgttACATTTTCTTGTGTGGAATTGTCAAGATGCTCTCTGAATTGTCAAGATACAATGTGAGTGTTTCACTTCTATTAGTTTGATTTTGGCTTCTGGGATATACTTGCATTTGACGACTTTTCTTTGTAGATATAAATAGGCGTTTGAGGATTTTAAGTGTTAGAATGGTACTTTCAAATGTTAATTGGGTATAGCAAAACGGTtaacatcacacacacacacatgaatgttattattattattttttcttttccatgttACGATGTCATTTTCAGAGTCCTAACTATAATACAAATCATGCATGGTTTAGAGAAGGCATTACCAACAACAATATCTGTCACTGCCACTTATAAGCAGGCTATAATAGAATCATTAGGTGATCAGTTATGAGTGTTCGAtcactaaataatttatttcatCTAACTTGTGGAccattaatatatacaaaatgtctctttgatgttttttaaaattttatttctttgttggTCAGCGATGATTTCTTTAAGGTATACAATCTAACTTTAATTTTGcgttctatattttattaagggaacaagaaaaataaaccaataagTTCAATAGGATTTtctaatgtttaatttgtttaaaatactCAGAGCGGTGATATCAGGAACGATCTTGGAAATGACAAAgcgtttttggtttttattcgATCTGTGACTTATGTTTCCTCACTagtagtattttatattttggggGGTTCATACTATTTTGATAGTAGTAATAACATATGGATTTTTTCGGAAAATGCATGACTTCTCTGGCTCTTGGTGATTGCCAGCAACTACGATGCTGTGAATCATTACAATTTCTACCAAACGTGTGCATATAAATACATATGTTATTATTGTATATACATTCATTGGAACAGCCTGTATAATCTAAAGTTTTGGACCACATCCCAAAAACCACCAAGGGTAGAAGctaaaatgaaaatcataaatatgAGTCATATTACCAATATactgtttggttttgttttcgttttttttttaaaaaatattggagGTATAAACAAAAGATATGTGGGAAATTGTTGTGAAAAGAATCCATGTCTTGTATCAAAAAATCATGTGATCTATCATTCGAGATAAAGACATAGACAACTGCTTAATAGACACTTTTTTTGTAACGCCACTTGTTATTCACCCCTGCTCTTGTTATTTTCTTCTTGCATGATTACTATGTATAAACCAAATTGGTGATGACAACATCGTATGAATCATCAAACTAAACTCACGGAAACTGTGTTGGGCTTAGTTACAAGCATATAGGTTCATTTCAAGAACCGAATCAGTAGTTTATCAATACGTAATCACAAACGACTTCGAACTATAATATCTAGTTTATAATTAGTGATTGATCCTTcgaataaaataaagttttttgaaaaaataaaataaagtgatattttttttctttttttttggttttacattTGTCtgagtttatttatatataaacgacaatgtttttagttttgaaatctacaaaataaaaattgtgaaacTGTTGACAGGAGGCAAGACAAGAGCATAATAATGCATAACGGTCGCACAGACAAGTCGAGAGAATCATAGCTTTTTACTATGATACTCAAAATTCCGAAGATACCCTTACATGATTTCATCGCCCTTTATACACTGTTATCAACAGCTTAGATATTAACTGTCTTTCGacaaaactataataaaaaaaatcgagCCATTTGAATATTTGTAATCGGGCAAGCTCCCATGTGTTTAAGAACGcaattagactttttttttaaattttttttttttttgtcaaaaagcATTTATACATTTGTTACTCTTAAGTCTGATTATATTAGTGGTATatcatacaaaagaaaatataaaaggtCAACATGGACTTACGTTACTGAAATATAGTAATCATCTctaatataattatgaacaaTTTCTGGAAAATTAGAAATGACAAGCTAtgtaaatatttacatatttttaaaaaatatatatatatatatatatatattacatatttaaagGTACATGAACTAAGACGAAGGAGGTTGGCGTGTGgaaatacttttgattttgaCAACACAATTTATCTTACTCCTTTATACAACATTTCACTACATAAAATAATCACacgaagcaaaaaaaaaaaaaaaaaaaaaaaNAACAAACTAAGGTCTCTATGCTTAACGCAACTTAAAGTATCACAAAGAgcataaaaatgaaagagatttGACCGACACAACATTAACGTTAATTTTGCTTTTATACTCTATAGTACATGATACAACCAATGCAAAAATTAATCTCGCGATTAATATAGTTCTTAAATTATTTGACTACAAGAcagttattataattattgcTCACGCGCTTTTTCGAATTAGTTAGTAAGtatgatttaatttgtttatataaaaataaaaaaaaaatccaaattactcggcataaaaaaataaacagctcATAGCTCTCTCTcacccttctcttctcttctctctctaaagcTTCTGCAGATTTTTTCGTCTGCAAAAAACCAGAGAGAAGGACAAATTAGGAAGAGATTAGAGAATAAGAAAGCANNNNNNNNNNNNNNNNNNNNNNNNNNNNNNNNNNNNNNNNNNNNNNNNNNNNNNNNNNNNNNNNNNNNNNNNNNNNNNNNNNNNNNNNNNNNATGAGAAATCGCCTGCTACTACTTTCTCTAGGAAGATTAGTAATCGTAG is a genomic window containing:
- the LOC104751404 gene encoding isoflavone reductase homolog P3-like, giving the protein MTTEKSKILVIGGTGYMGEFIVEASAKAGNPTFALVREASLSDPVKGKTVQCFKDLGVTILNGDLNDHESLVKAIKQVDVVISTIGHKQVLDQTKIISAIKEAGNVKRFLPAEFGTDVERTSAVEPAKSFFASKLRIRKATEAEGIPHTYVVSDCCAGLYLRTLAQFEPSLISPTRDKVIIFGDGNVPPRDKVTILGDGDAKVVINKEEDTAAYTIRTVDDPRTLNKILYIRPPKNTLSMNEMVTLWEKKIGKSLEKTHISEEEILKSIQVPVDVFKSINHAVFVKRDQTSFTKETLFGVEASVLYPDVKYTTVDEYLNQFT